In Panacibacter ginsenosidivorans, the following proteins share a genomic window:
- a CDS encoding S8 family peptidase, which yields MKLITACSFLLASQLGFSQNNIKGWYLRDPEKDGFYGISLDKTYDFIKGKTASPVIVAVIDSGIDTTHEDLKEILWTNPKEIPGNGIDDDGNGYVDDIHGWNFLGNKDGSNLKKDVDERTRVYYRFKEKFDGRQIDTSSLTSDEKWQYREWQKAAQQMNIDPDEKMEVMMLEILAKSLKKNDAIIREEMQKESYNRDELEKFEPQTQKGKQAKMGFITCLKMLNIEEDQTNQDLIKDLQEYVDGKKTSMDAKIVAPPDYRAQTIKDNYYAIDDKYYGNNDVMGPDPMHGTHVSGIIAAERNNNIGVDGIADDVKIMMIRAVPDGDEYDKDVALAIVYAVDNGAKVINMSFGKSFSPEKKWVDEAIRYAESKDVLLVHAAGNESHDVDVVDNFPNPNLISFNARATNFITVGASGDPHVAAGKVIADFSNYGKETVDVFAPGVRIYSTLPGGNQYGYLNGTSFSSPIVAGIAALIRSYYPQLSAKQVKYAIDKSAETKLATTVTVPGTDSSTTMSELCETGGFVNAYQAIEIASALKPEMPVNNPKPDKINKPVFINPKEIKSKN from the coding sequence ATGAAATTAATTACCGCGTGTAGCTTCCTTCTTGCTTCACAGTTAGGCTTTTCACAAAACAATATTAAAGGCTGGTATCTCCGGGATCCTGAGAAGGATGGTTTTTACGGCATAAGCCTTGATAAAACTTATGACTTTATAAAAGGTAAAACTGCATCACCGGTTATTGTTGCCGTTATAGATTCCGGCATAGACACTACGCACGAAGACCTCAAAGAAATACTTTGGACAAACCCAAAAGAAATTCCGGGTAATGGCATAGATGATGATGGCAACGGATACGTTGACGATATACATGGCTGGAATTTTCTTGGCAATAAAGATGGCAGCAACCTGAAAAAAGATGTGGATGAAAGAACCCGTGTGTATTACCGCTTCAAAGAAAAGTTTGATGGCAGGCAAATAGATACAAGTTCACTTACGTCTGATGAAAAATGGCAGTACCGCGAATGGCAGAAAGCTGCACAGCAGATGAATATAGATCCTGATGAAAAGATGGAAGTGATGATGCTGGAAATATTGGCAAAATCTTTAAAGAAGAATGATGCAATAATCCGCGAAGAGATGCAGAAAGAATCTTACAATCGTGATGAACTTGAAAAGTTTGAACCACAAACACAAAAAGGCAAACAGGCAAAAATGGGTTTTATAACCTGTTTAAAAATGCTGAATATAGAAGAAGATCAAACCAACCAGGACCTTATTAAAGACCTTCAGGAATATGTTGATGGCAAAAAAACATCAATGGATGCGAAGATTGTTGCTCCACCTGATTACAGGGCACAGACCATAAAAGATAATTACTACGCAATTGATGATAAATACTATGGCAACAATGATGTAATGGGCCCTGATCCCATGCACGGAACACATGTGTCAGGTATCATTGCAGCAGAACGTAATAACAACATCGGTGTGGATGGTATTGCAGACGATGTCAAGATCATGATGATACGTGCCGTACCTGATGGTGATGAATACGATAAAGACGTTGCGCTTGCCATTGTATATGCCGTTGACAATGGCGCCAAAGTAATTAACATGAGTTTTGGCAAAAGTTTTTCTCCTGAAAAGAAGTGGGTTGATGAAGCGATTCGTTATGCTGAATCAAAAGATGTATTGCTGGTACACGCAGCAGGTAATGAATCACATGATGTGGATGTAGTAGATAATTTTCCCAATCCAAATCTCATTAGCTTTAATGCCAGGGCTACAAATTTTATAACCGTTGGTGCAAGTGGCGATCCGCATGTTGCAGCAGGAAAAGTGATTGCCGACTTTAGTAATTATGGAAAAGAGACTGTTGATGTTTTTGCACCTGGTGTAAGAATCTATTCTACATTGCCCGGCGGCAACCAGTATGGTTATTTGAATGGTACCAGTTTTTCTTCACCGATCGTTGCAGGCATTGCAGCATTGATACGGTCTTATTATCCGCAACTCTCCGCAAAACAGGTAAAATACGCCATTGATAAATCAGCCGAAACCAAATTAGCAACTACGGTTACAGTACCTGGAACAGACAGCAGCACAACTATGAGCGAGCTTTGCGAAACAGGTGGTTTTGTAAATGCTTACCAGGCAATTG